Part of the Vigna radiata var. radiata cultivar VC1973A chromosome 11, Vradiata_ver6, whole genome shotgun sequence genome is shown below.
tgatttccTAATGGATTTTTCACTTATTTGCTGTTTGACTGAAGTATGTCAAGCGGATTTTTTAAGAACTTTAtgactaagaaaaaaaaaaaatttcacatgCATGACATTTGTAAGAAATGtaacatattttcttataaGCAGTAGAgatatataattgtattaaGTATTATGAAAGAATGTTAAAGTATTCCCTACTCCCTCTGCCCCTGCTAACCTTAATCTTTCTTGAGTAAAGaaacacattaaataaaataatccaGCTTTAATGAAACTGTTTGCTTATTGCATGGTTATCTGAGCTCTGGGGCATGTATGCATTAGACACTTTGAGGAGAAACTTTGTTGTTCATAGTATTATCTTTAGTAGTATTGCTTCTTGTGGTCTCATCCCTAAACTATTCTGTGATACTATAAGAAATTCTCTAAGACAGaaaaattacatgtttatgGAGTGTTTTGTTCTGTGGAATTTTATCATGTAATTCATTGATCCAATTGTAGCTTTTGTGGATAATACAGGACATGTGATTGGTTCTGGATAACAAAATtgtaattgatttttgttaattGTGTAGCTGACAGGAAGTGATAACCAAAATACGACCAGCCAGAATACTTCTCTACTTGTTTTAGCAAGACAATTTGTTACTGCTATGCTTGTAATGGACGCATGGCAATACTTCATGCACAGATACATGCATCACAACAAGTTCCTATACAAACATATCCACTCTCTGCATCACAGACTCATTGTACCCTATTCATATGGAGCTCTATACAATCACCCTGTGGAGGGGCTTCTGAATGACACTGTTGGTGGTGCTTTATCGTTCTTAGTCTCCGGGATGAGTCCTCGAgcctccatcttcttcttctcgtttGCCACCATTAAAACTGTTGATGATCACTGTGGGTTATTGCTCCCCGGAAACCTTTtccatatatttttcaaaaacaactcGGCCTACCATGATGTACACCATCAACTTTATGGCAACAAGTACAACTTCTCACAGCCATTCTTCATCATGTGGGACAGAATCTTGGGTACCTACATGCCATACACATTGGAGGAGAGGGAAGGTGGTGGTTTTGAAACTAAACCTTGCAAAGATTACAAGGATGATTAACTTTTTAGCTTGATGAGCATTCTTTATCTGTACTAGTATCCTTTTCTCCTGGTATGAGCAGCACTGCCACAGTAATCATGTGATGCCTGTATATACATATGATGTGTCCtgttctatatttttgtttttgtttaccCTATGTCCATACTAGATAGACATAATAAAGGAAATTGAGGTGCTACCTATTACCATTTGATTTTCACCCTTGTATTGCTTGCTGCTACACTCATAGTTATACCTTGTATCCCTCATGTCTTACAATGTTTAACTTGCCTACGAATGCCATCTTTGATGTCCTAATACTTATTTTGTCTTGCTGAATTTTCTGTCTGGTTCTATTTTTTAGCAGGGTTATTTAATGAATATTGCATCTGTAAAGTGGACCTCTGTCTAATCATGTACAGGGTGGAGCCCTTCATTTTTATGATTGAATGAGATAGGTGAATGTATCTGCTAACCATTTGTATTCTAGCGAACTCTTAATTGTTTTGGGGGGAAAAAAAGCCAAATTTGCTTAAGCTTCTTCTTTGTCAAGTAATTGAGCTGTCTCACCCTATAGGCACAACattcaacaatattttttgtcttttgtttcctttctacTTTTTTCTCGCAAGAGACTCTTTTGAAAAACAAGATTTAGAAGATATTCATGGAATAATCCAggtttaaaattacttaaaatttatataacaaatgTTGGTTAGTAACTTAAGGTTTTGGTATTATAACACCAAGGAGTGGTGCAAATAGTCTTCTTTAATCAGAAGAATCGTTCTCTTCAAAGGAAAGTTGATAATCTTCATCCTTTTTTATCCATGGTCTTTTGTTCCCTTTGCCATAACCACTactcaattttttcttgttttcattattattgTGTTCAAGGAATCCaattattaaaagcaaaatattaTTGGACACTGAAAAGGTGCATCGATATTTAATATACacctagaaagagaagaataaCGATAGGTTTATGAGATATAAGATctgataagaaaaagaaaacaaagtgtGTAATAGGCGTAAACAAAGTTAATGTGTATGTGTATCATGGTCCTTAAAAAAACCGAATCCAATTTGATTAGaataattaccttttatttatcttaaattaaatttaagatttcaagttttgaaaaacataaagcaaaTATTTTactagaataaaaattaatttgtattgaataatatgttgatatttaaatttcatattctaaaattttaacctTAACGAGATATGggaagaaaagagaatgaaaggATAATCAATCattctatttctcttttcttattattagttatatgaaaggataataaattattatcttattctttcctattatttattagttattaggtttaattagtattttgatttttatatttagatttatgataatttttttttataatttttatttaattgagtttttatattttgtttaaattgaactgatatagtttttttttctattaaattgatGTTAACATTGTTTGGAAAGTGATCATGTGTCAGTTTAAATTTCTCCTTCCTCTCAAATCTTCTGTTGTTTGATGATACAACCCTATCACCCACATTCTTAGGAAAGGATCACATTAACtctgtttaaaatatattaagtattCTATTAAGTAAAGAAAGTGTAggcaaaaaattaattatagatataaatatattaatcaaattaCTAACTAAGCCTAATTATGACAATAAGCATTGTCCTCATATATAGTCATGATCATCACCTCATAATTGTTTTCACTTTCACCATCATTATTGTTGATACTATTGTTGTTAGGTGCATTGTCATCTTTATTAtaacaagagaaaaataaacaacGTATAAGAAAGAAgaccaataaataaaaagttcaaTCAAGTGTGTTATATTATAATGAACAATGGTATAAGTAAGAGTCGTTAATAAGGtatttatagttaaaaataCTTTTGTTCAAGACAATGTAGTAATGTGTATAAACTCATACTTGATGGAaagattattaaatatgtagCTGTTTATTTAAAGGATGTATAACTCtcttaaataattacaaaaagagCTTTTTATCCTGAACAATAATTCTATTTGATTATACATTCGATGATATAAAAATGCATAagattccataaaaaaaaatatttcaaataataaattacattctatgaataaattttttataaacttggTCTCTCGCtctaaagttaataaaatagttgTAAAGGAAGATGAAcattaatagttattttattcgatagaaaaaaaaagtatcacaAACTACAAAAAAGATAGAACCACCTTTAAGAAAATAGCAGAGATAAAGAGTAAGACCCTAACATTTAAGCACCAAAAAATGTTTAGATAAGTAAAGAATATGTggttataattaataattaaatgtattatCAAATAACATGAGAGCTTTAATATAATCCATATATTTTGTGGCACATGTAgaaaaatctttttatatagGTAAAAAAGAACTGTTTATATTAGAATTGATCCAGAAGGATGAgtatagaaaatattaactttttatatcaatttcaaaatgatataaaaaatgtcattttttacaccgattaaaagtataattgatatataaaaaattttcttcaaattttgtttGATACAATGGTGGCAGAGGGAGGGGTAGCCTTGGGTAAGGGTATTTGGTAAGCAGCTTTCCATCAGTGCTGAAAACGTTGTTCAAAATACTTCTATAACATTATGGAATGAAACCATTGAAGATTGTGATTTTCAAGAGATGAGAGAGTTGAGAGAGCATGACGCCTCTAGTCTCTAGCCTCCACTGATGACCAATGATGAATGACATTGTAGATCAGAGAACGGAAAGGAGCAAGCCTCTCGCAAGAGGGAAAGACTTGTTGATGGTGCAAATCCATGATTGTAAGCTCGCTGATGGTGCAAATCCATGATTGCAAGCTCGCTGATGGTGCTTAGAGGTATGTGGATGTGTAGATCCATGGTGGAGTGTGAATGGAGTAAGAAGGTTCTCACACATGTTAGAAGTGTAAATGGAGGAGAAAGGTGCTCGCACGAGTGCTATTGCTAAGATTGGAAAGTTTAGGGTTTTAGCGTATcctaattttcaaaaaaaataagaaattacttTCTATGAAAGTTATAATTAGAATCAATATAAaagattttcttatttattatacaaATGTCACCCCAAGCACTTtctatatcaattataattagaattggtataaaagttttcttatttattataaaactgTCATTGTGACAACTTTTTGTACGGCTTTTCTATATTAGTTATAACTAAAATCAATATAGAAAGTTTTCATCTTTATTACAAAAAGCCAATCATATCCACTTTTTATAGATGTTATAACTAcaatttgtacaaaaacttttatcttatttacaaTTATGTCATGAAATCACTTTTTATACTTGATGAATTacaatatacataaataatcaCCATAAATAGTGTATTTTACactaatattttttgaatagtTACATGATGGTCTTTGTATAtaacatatgaaaaatataatacatattaaaaatgacaatacttgcttaatattattgtttcgGGTGTGTAGATATAGTAGTTAACCCTTCACAATTTCTTCCTGTCGTCCAGTTCCAACAAGCGTCCTCCAATACTGAAATCCAAAGCCGGCTGGGTACCTATCAAAACggctctgacgctcaagtcaggtCTCAAATCCActgtagagatagagagagaaaacaatAGTCTggaataaatgtgcattcactgTTACTTACATActcttacctttgacctctatttatagttttcctagTGGGCCTGTAATTAGCATTTTCTTAATTACGGCCCAACCTTGGCCCAAGTGTCCCTAATCCTgtttattctcttaatttttgTATAGTTACTGACATTATCTTGACCGGACGGGTACCCACCGATTACCTACTCAGATCGTAACGCTTTCATCGTTTTGTCCGAACAAGGTTTAATTTTGGGACCGTCCGGATGCTTCGCACGGTCTCGAGTGACCGGGCGTCCATGGTGGTGCTTTTTCATTTCAGTTGTATTTCTTTGGTCCGCCCGTCCCTGGTATCTACTTGAGTCGTCCGACCCCTTACTgtacacaagccccccaagcctgAAGCGACGAAGTGCCTGACAGGATTTGAATTTAGAGGTGTCGGTTTCAATCCCCTGAGGCGCTTTGGGTGGAAAAAGACATGTGTTATGCGGTCATTGGTTTCCCTTTCTCTGGAAGCTCAACCGTCTCAAATATGAGCCTTTGAACGTGAATAGATCTGACGGTGGAGACTTCCTGACCGTTTTcgaaaattttctataaatagggggTCATTATGTGTGTAAAATCACTCTTatatcttctttcttcctcaGTCATCCCAAGATTATTCTCAGGTAATAAATGACAGTGGTTAGTGTTTACTCGTCAGAGGAGTCGTCGGGTCGCGGCGGTGGTGGCGGGGCGGAGGCGACCAGCGGCATTGGTGTTTTAGCAACGGGAGGCCCTTCGGGGGCCGGTTTGGCAGATAAGGGCGCGCATCTCCTAGCTCGGTCTCATCGTCCTTCCTGGAGGCTAATCCCAGTGAAGACGATTCATTGCCGCCTTCTCCGAACGACGATAGGTTGGTAAATGGATATGCCATCTTTTTGTTGAAGGGTGGGCTGCGGGTTGACCCAGAGACGGCGGAGCCAGCCGGTGGTTGGCCGCGTATTCGGGGTTATCGCTAGGCCTCGCTGGAAGTAAACGAATATACCTCTGATTTTGGGACTAGCGCAGATTTGTCCTGGTGGTCCAACCGATCATATATCGCCCGTGACGTAGAAGACGCCCGGTTGTTTGGACTTGGTGTAAGTCATCCGAACGAACGCGTTTTTCATGGGAAAGAGTCCAGCTCTGAGGACTTCTTCTTTGTCTATACTTATATGTTTGATCAAATGTACATAAGGGTGTCGTTTACGGAATTTCAGTCGTCGGTTTTGAAGGAGCTGAACATCGCAACGAGCCAACTTCACCCGAACGGATGGGCAGCTGTTCAAGCTTTTACTTCCTTATGTGCCGCGGTGGGAATAATGCCTATGGTATGGGTGTTTCtccattattttaatgtttgccCGGTACCGCGCCGAGGATGGGTATCGTTGTCGTCCGTTCACAACCGAACTCTGTATAAGCCCTTCTCAGATTCAttcaagaatttcaagacaCGGTACTTTAAGATAATTATTAGGGAATCCTGTAATTCGGAATTTTTTGACGCCAACGGCGGTCCTCGGTTCCCCTTTTATTGGACAGAGGATCCCCCAAAAATAAAGGCATATGGCATCGGTCTGCTAAACTCCATGGAACGGGAAGCCgtttagataataaataatctGCCCCGCCATCTCAGCGCCCGAGGCTTCGTTGATTGTTTAAAATATGAGGATTATGATCAGATAGCGTTTGGTATGTTGATAGTTGGATTATGATCAACTTCCAGCCGAAGTCTTTGATCCGGCTTTTGACGCAGCTTCGCGAGTGGACTTTCACGTCGGCTCTACCCAACGGGCGGTCATTGATCCTTTATCCGAGGGGGAGCTTCTTGATGCTGCCATGGAGTTGATGACTCGGGGCGTCATTCCGGTGCGGAATGCCCGCGAGAAGGGTAAGGATCGTGAAGGACGGGATTTGCTGCGCGAACTGGCCGAGGAGAAAGATGCTTCGGCTGTGCTTCGTCGCCGTGTGGAAACACTTGCGAAAGATCATGAGGGGTGCAGTGACAAGTATGCAAAGTTGCAGGCCGACTTGGATGAGTCCAGACTTCAGTTGACGGATTCGAAGAAGTTACTTTCGGTCGCCCAATCGTGTGAGGCAGACTTAGGCGAGGAGATCAAGAAGCTGAAGCTTGAGGTTCATCGTCTGGGTAAGAGGGGAGAGGAGTTAGCCGAACAGAGTGAGCGTTTGTCGCAGGATTTACTCACTGCTAACACCGAAAAGAAACGTCTTAGCACCGAATTGGCCCAAGCCAAGGAGGATTTTGCCAACCTGGATGCGACGGTGATACTTGAGCATGAAGAAGGTTTCAATAAGACCATGCGGCAAGCGGCCTTTTTGCTAAAGGTAGATCCTATTGCCACTGGTTTCAATATTCATCAAGACGTGTACTGCGGAGAGATGTGGCCGGTGGAGGCTAACTTAACAGCTGATGTGGAAGGCACTACCGATGGCGGGAACGATGGGGTGGGTGTGGGTCGTCCGGATGCTACGGACGGGCCATGAAGTCGCACTCAGCTTAGTGaacttttaagtttttcttttgatcatttagTTGTTTGGGGTTGTAATTGCTTTTTGAGAGGCGGGGTCGATCTCAAAACACTTAGGAATAGTTAGTGTTTCAGGGATCGACCCACCCGTTATATCGATCTTTTGTGTTAGCCGTGATTGTTTTGGACAAGTTAAATGGATATGGTTTTTAGCTCTTGGTTTTTATCTCGCCCTCCCTTTTCTCCcttattatgtattattatatttttttttttgtgaggaCGAACCCAAACCCGCTCGTTGTTTGTGTGAGTTGGTGGGACGGGTCCCGGTGTGTTTGCGATGCAGGGGGGAGTGGTAAATCATCGCCGTTCACCATTCCTCCTTGACTTAGCGGGACGGATCCCAACGTGTTAGTGTCGGGGGGGTGGCAGGTCATTGCCGTTCACCATCCCTCCTCGAGTTTTTGGGACGGATCCCAACGCGTTAGTTTCTTAGGCGAGTGGTAGGTCGTTTCCATTCACCTCCTCCCCCTAAGTTAGTGGGACGGATCCCCTTGTTTGACCGTTCGTCGGTTTCGCTTAATTGAATGAAACGACCCTGTCATCATTAACAAGTTATCATGAAAGTACATCAATTCATCATAACTGCAACTGCTTtcaactgaaataaaattttaagtgagTCGTGTTCCATGTGTTGGGGAGTATACGCCCGTCCGGTTGTGCGAGACGGTATGCTCCGTGTTTTAATGTTGCTATTATCTTGAAAGGGCCTTCCCATTTAGCAGCCAGTTTTCCATGGCCGCGGACGGACCTTGGTGTTGTACCTTCTTTCGACCATTCTTCTGCACGCCTCAGCTCTAAGAACCGCCCGATCCCAGCATTCGTCCAATGTATCTAACTCAACCCGGAGCTCTTGGTCGTTCAACGTTATGTCATCCATTCTTCTAAGTAGTGAGGGTTCTCCCAGTTCGACTGGGAGCATGGCATCGATACCATAGGTGAGGTGGAATGGGGTTTCTCCGGTAGTTCCGTGCGGCGTGCATCTGTATCCCCATAGGATTTCGGGCAATTCTTCTACCCATGCTGATTTTTTCTCGCCCAACCTTTTCTTCAGTTTTGCCACTATAGTTTTGTTTACAACTTCTACCTATCCGTTCGTTTGGGGTTGTTCTACGGAATTGGTAACGTGCTTGATTCCCAAGTTTGCATAGAATTCTCTTAGCTTTTTATCTATGAATCACCTTCCTTTATCTGTTATTATTGTCCTCGGGAGGTTGAACCTGCAGATTAGTTTCCAACAAAACTTCTGGACTTGGGCAGCGGTGATGGATGCCAGCAGTTCGGCCTCTACCCACTTGGTAAAGTAATCAACTGCAACTAAAAGGAATTTTTTCTGAGCCCGGCCTTGAGGGAAAGGCCAACgatatccattccccattggGCGAACGACCAAGGCGATGTGATAGAGTGTAGGGTATGGGACGACATTCGTGTGTCGTTGGCGTGCACCTGACACTTGAGGCATCGTTAGGTAAAAATATGGGAGTCCTCCTCCATAGTGGGCCAATAATATCCCGCCCGGAGTATCCGGGCTTTTAACGTTCTTTGTCCGGAATGAAAACCGCAAACATCGTTGTGTAGTTCGTCCATTACGTAATGTGCTTCTTCTTTTGATAGGCATTTAAGTAATGGGGTGGAAAATCCTCTTCGGTACATATCATCCCCAATGAGCAAGAAATGAGCTATCCTTTTGGTCTCTGCCGGTCATAGAGGTAAGCCGCTGTCTTGCTTTTTCAACAGTTCCCTTATCTCTCCGCGCCAGTCGGTTGAGTCTGTAGTTTTGGCGTGGCATTCCACTGATGGTTGAAGAAGGACCTGACGGATGACCGTTGTCAACTGCCTCTTTTCTTTACCCGAGCTGAGCTTGGATAACAGGTCCGCCCGGGAATTTTGTTCCCGGGGGATATGTTGAATATCGACTTTTTCAAATTCCGCCACTAGGGCGGAGGCTCTGTGGAAATATCGGAGGAGGTGATCTTCTTTTACTTAGAATTCTCCGTTCATCTGTCCCACTACTAACTGCGAATTGGTCCGGTAAATCACTTTCCTAGCCCCCATGTCTTTAGCAAGCTCCAGCCCTACCACCAAGGCTTCATATTCCGCCTGGTTGTTGGaggttttaaatttaaatagcaAGGAATGCTCTAGCAGAAAACCGTTCGGTCCCTCTAGAACTATCCCTGCCCCACATGCATCTCTCCTGGATGCCCCGTCTACGTACAAATTCCAGTAGTCGTCTTCTAATGGCGGCATCTCAGCAGCGAAATCAGAAAGGTGTTGTCCTTTTATGGAGCCTCTTGGCTCATATCGCAATCCGAACTCAGATAGTTCAACGACCCATCCTACCATCCTCCCCGCCAGGTCGGGCTTCCTTAGTACTTTGGAAATAGGGTGGTTGGTTCGGACCACGAGTTGATATCCTTAGAAATATGACCTCAGTCTTCGCGCGACATGGAGGAGTGCTAACGCAACCTTCTTGATTTGCTGATATCGGGTCTCGGTGTCTTGAAGTGTCCAGCTGACGAAGTATATGAGTTTCAGCGAGGGGCGTTCCTGTAATAGCACAGCGCTGATGGCAGTGTCAGACACGTCCAAGTATACTTGCAACTCTTCCCCCAGGTTGGGCCGATTCATGACTGGGGGGTTCATCAAGATCTCTTTCACACCGGCGAATGCTCGTTCGTATTCGGTGTCCCATTTACATGTTgcctctttctttattttcttcatgatCGGCCTAGCCCGTTCTGCCAGTTTGGGAATGAATCTGGACAAGGCAGTCAACTGTCCGACTAATCTTTGAATGTCCTTCAAGGTAGTGGGATTCAACATTTTTAATATGATCTAACATTTATCTGGATTGGCCTCAATACCCCGAGAAGTTAACATGAATCCGAGGAACTTCCCCCCTGCGACTTCAAAGGTGCATTTAACCGAATTTAGCCTCATCCTGTACCTCCGGATCTGCTTGAAGACTTCTTCCAAGTCCCGCAAATGGCTTTCTTCATCGGGCGACCGGACTACCATACCGTCTATGTAGACATCCATGCACCGGCCGATCTGTTCAGCGAATACCCTATCCATTAACCTTTGCTAAGTCGCTCCAGCGTTCTTCAGTCCGAATGGCATCACTTCGTAACAAAAATTTGCCTTGTCGGTCATGAAAGTTGTCTTCTCTCGGTCTAAAACGTACATGAGAATTTGGTTTTAACCCGAGTAGGCATCAAAAAAACTTAACATTTTATGGCTGGACGCGCCATCTACCAGTGCGTCAATGCTTGGAAGGGGGTAAGAATCCTTAAGGCATGCCTTGTTCAGGTTAGTATAGTTGGTACACATCTGCCATTTGCCATTCGCCTTCTTTATCATTACCACATTGGCCAACCAAGTGGTGTAGGTGACTTCTCTGATGAAACCTCGCTCTCCACGGCCCTCCTCTTTTTGTCTCccattttcctcttcttttgagATACAGGCTGAGCGTCCTTATACAACGATAGCTTGTGAGTCATGATAGATGGGTGGATACCCAACATATCCACTGTAGTCCAAGCAAACAAATCTCGGTTTCGCCACAATGTGTTCCGTAATTGCTTTTCGGTCTCAGCCGGCAACCCCCTGGCTATGGACGTAGTCTGGCTAGCGTCTCGCCCTATTATGATGGGCTGGGTCTCCCCCACTGGTTCTAATCGATCCTCTGTATTGGTTCTTGAGTCGAGGTCAGCCATGGCGACCTCCGACCGACTTGTCTTCCTCCTAGTCTCCTTCGAATATATGCGTAACCCAGCCGCATAACACTCTCTTGCTGTCTTCTGATTGGCCCGTACGGTACAAATCGTTCCATGCTGAGTTGGGTACTTCATTGTCAGATGAGGGGTGGAAACGATGGCCCCAAATGCGTTCAAGCACGGTCATCCCAATAAAACGTTGTAAGAGGCATTGGCCTCCACTAGGAGGTATCTCACCTTCATTTCCTCACTCTCCCTCCCGGTCTAGAGATGGGTGCACAGGCCAATATACCCCCGCGTGTCCACACGCTCTCCGACAAAGCCCACTATTTGCTCATCATACGGGACTATGAGGTCCTCCGATATGTCCATTTGCTGGAACGTTTTCCAGTACAAGATGT
Proteins encoded:
- the LOC106778037 gene encoding sphinganine C4-monooxygenase 1 translates to MDLGVSDEMLGTFVPIVVYWIYSGIYVVLGSFAESYRLHSKQEEDEKNLVSKGAVVKGVLLQQLVQAVVATLLFALTGSDNQNTTSQNTSLLVLARQFVTAMLVMDAWQYFMHRYMHHNKFLYKHIHSLHHRLIVPYSYGALYNHPVEGLLNDTVGGALSFLVSGMSPRASIFFFSFATIKTVDDHCGLLLPGNLFHIFFKNNSAYHDVHHQLYGNKYNFSQPFFIMWDRILGTYMPYTLEEREGGGFETKPCKDYKDD